Proteins encoded within one genomic window of Mya arenaria isolate MELC-2E11 chromosome 13, ASM2691426v1:
- the LOC128214018 gene encoding uncharacterized protein LOC128214018 isoform X1 yields MSSSDSDSDRDDHTVNKSLADASGDKSAKAVSVKWTKENNRKLVMAIGATCNIKDSFCLPFQQVEPDFDQAAEDLELSVDVVKSRWQNMLKQARQYRTMTEIIEDLMVQHHDHVELQQLNKDLYAKKAVQLPAPVIKQQPAQKKPKINKDHPPKPKTSAYSIFCEEMAKNLPDIGVLKMVRLGAMWKDMNPEEKQQYQDKCDQNKDEYHDKVAEYAKEHPDDSIIQLTLADLESKRKAEKRKQSKGKSKITSTNHDFHGGKDNNKSGADDTMNSTISPSNSPAKRTSSDSEVHSPKKKKRRHEQNKWTGERMFIQNKLDDYLVSHPDLDEEEVKKRLVKKYKKLSEKKVAKYEALAAEQNG; encoded by the exons ATGTCATCCAGCGACAGTGACTCTGATCGAGATGACCACACAGTCAACAAGAGCCTGGCCGATGCTAGTGGGGACAAATCTGCAAAAG CAGTTTCAGTTAAATGGACAAAAGAAAACAACCGTAAACTTGTGATGGCGATTGGAGCAACATGCAACATCAAAGACTCCTTCTGCCTCCCATTTCAACAAGTTGAACCAGATTTTGACCAGGCAGCTGAGGACTTAGAACTGTCTGTTGATGTTGTCAAGTCACGATGGCAAAATATGTTGAAACAG GCAAGGCAGTACAGGACTATGACAGAGATCATTGAAGATTTGATGGTCCAACACCATGAT CATGTTGAGCTTCAACAGTTGAACAAGGATCTTTATGC CAAAAAGGCGGTCCAATTACCCGCTCCAGTTATAAAACAACAGCCTGCCCAGAAGAAACCCAA AATAAATAAAGACCATCCCCCAAAACCAAA gacAAGCGCTTACAGCATATTTTGTGAAGAGATGGCGAAGAACCTTCCGGATATTGGCGTGCTTAAGATGGTGAGACTCGGCGCGATGTGGAAAGACATGAACCCTGAGGAAAAACAGCAATACCAGGACAAATGCGACCAG AATAAGGATGAGTACCACGATAAAGTAGCAGAGTACGCCAAAGAACATCCAGATGATTCCATCATACAGCTCACGCTGGCGGATCTC GAGTCGAAGAGGAAAGCTGAGAAGAGAAAGCAGTCAAAAGGGAAGTCCAAAATTACCAGCACCAATCATGATTTCCATGGCGGCAAAGATAATAAT AAATCTGGTGCTGATGATACAATGAATTCTACCATCTCCCCATCGAACTCACCG gcaAAAAGGACATCAAGCGATTCAGAG GTGCACAGTCCAAAAAAGAAGAAGAGACGGCATGAGCAGAATAAGTGGACGGGAGAGCGGATGTTTATCCAGAATAAGTTGGATGATTATCTCGTCTCGCATCCCGATCTGGACGAGGAGGAAGTGAAGAAAAGACTGGTGAAGAAGTACAAGAAGCTCAGCGAAAAGAAAGTG gCCAAGTATGAGGCATTAGCAGCAGAGCAGAATGGCTGA
- the LOC128214018 gene encoding uncharacterized protein LOC128214018 isoform X2, protein MSSSDSDSDRDDHTVNKSLADASGDKSAKVSVKWTKENNRKLVMAIGATCNIKDSFCLPFQQVEPDFDQAAEDLELSVDVVKSRWQNMLKQARQYRTMTEIIEDLMVQHHDHVELQQLNKDLYAKKAVQLPAPVIKQQPAQKKPKINKDHPPKPKTSAYSIFCEEMAKNLPDIGVLKMVRLGAMWKDMNPEEKQQYQDKCDQNKDEYHDKVAEYAKEHPDDSIIQLTLADLESKRKAEKRKQSKGKSKITSTNHDFHGGKDNNKSGADDTMNSTISPSNSPAKRTSSDSEVHSPKKKKRRHEQNKWTGERMFIQNKLDDYLVSHPDLDEEEVKKRLVKKYKKLSEKKVAKYEALAAEQNG, encoded by the exons ATGTCATCCAGCGACAGTGACTCTGATCGAGATGACCACACAGTCAACAAGAGCCTGGCCGATGCTAGTGGGGACAAATCTGCAAAAG TTTCAGTTAAATGGACAAAAGAAAACAACCGTAAACTTGTGATGGCGATTGGAGCAACATGCAACATCAAAGACTCCTTCTGCCTCCCATTTCAACAAGTTGAACCAGATTTTGACCAGGCAGCTGAGGACTTAGAACTGTCTGTTGATGTTGTCAAGTCACGATGGCAAAATATGTTGAAACAG GCAAGGCAGTACAGGACTATGACAGAGATCATTGAAGATTTGATGGTCCAACACCATGAT CATGTTGAGCTTCAACAGTTGAACAAGGATCTTTATGC CAAAAAGGCGGTCCAATTACCCGCTCCAGTTATAAAACAACAGCCTGCCCAGAAGAAACCCAA AATAAATAAAGACCATCCCCCAAAACCAAA gacAAGCGCTTACAGCATATTTTGTGAAGAGATGGCGAAGAACCTTCCGGATATTGGCGTGCTTAAGATGGTGAGACTCGGCGCGATGTGGAAAGACATGAACCCTGAGGAAAAACAGCAATACCAGGACAAATGCGACCAG AATAAGGATGAGTACCACGATAAAGTAGCAGAGTACGCCAAAGAACATCCAGATGATTCCATCATACAGCTCACGCTGGCGGATCTC GAGTCGAAGAGGAAAGCTGAGAAGAGAAAGCAGTCAAAAGGGAAGTCCAAAATTACCAGCACCAATCATGATTTCCATGGCGGCAAAGATAATAAT AAATCTGGTGCTGATGATACAATGAATTCTACCATCTCCCCATCGAACTCACCG gcaAAAAGGACATCAAGCGATTCAGAG GTGCACAGTCCAAAAAAGAAGAAGAGACGGCATGAGCAGAATAAGTGGACGGGAGAGCGGATGTTTATCCAGAATAAGTTGGATGATTATCTCGTCTCGCATCCCGATCTGGACGAGGAGGAAGTGAAGAAAAGACTGGTGAAGAAGTACAAGAAGCTCAGCGAAAAGAAAGTG gCCAAGTATGAGGCATTAGCAGCAGAGCAGAATGGCTGA